A window of Rhinolophus ferrumequinum isolate MPI-CBG mRhiFer1 chromosome X, mRhiFer1_v1.p, whole genome shotgun sequence contains these coding sequences:
- the RTL9 gene encoding retrotransposon Gag-like protein 9, translated as MADTSIPLHSLRFNNMLREENDNPNRGMTFSGTMIETTEEVQILHSHVQPVVSTSESDPRGVSTQLMTSSDFDTISTPLMGVPDSGELSPPLMPDSDSEELSPLLTPVSDSEALSPLLMPASDSGTLSPLLSTSEYGLMSPGMMTIPDFGTTSTVLMAAPDSAEISPIPPSGMMSTPLMLAPDPGEMSPLLMPDINPGVISTQPVSAPGSEAMSPLQITDEDTEAMSKVLMTALASGEISSLLMSGTDVESISSLIMSALASGATSTHPTSTQDSGEMSTQLMLGPDSEVVSSVLMSTQGSGGMSTLLLSSPDAGELSTLPKPAQDAGALSPLLMTALTSGVMPTQLMPAQSSSGVMYPKLTQNLGSEIMSTPQMRATASGEMSTLPVKASDPGAMSTLRTRAPASGNMSTLLKTVPDSGASSTQLMMITTSGTTSVEQISTASSTVMSTQVTISRTSEARSTGFLKATANGAMSTLQRRAPDSGAISTQPVTAPASETMPMLQLTAPTSGSMSTLQMRAPVSGAMSMSQRRAIASSMTAVPQMRTPASGAMSALLMRDTVSGVMSMPQMRTMASGALSKPLTTSKSSEAMCMQQVTTEASGEISTMLIRDTASGAISMPQMTDNPSAGMSTPHKTASAFGTMPMPLMRASGTGAMSTALTKATASGKMARQPMSSQDSGGMSMSLMRSMTSGGMTPLQMEAPDSGMMSIPKMRAPASGVLSTPLVRASDLGEMSSLLIRASPSGEMSPPLMRPPASGEIVTSLKTPAYGVTSTPQMTATASGGVSMPQIRAPVTGAVSTLLMRSTASGVMSMPQMTATDSGGVSRPLVRTPSSGEASTLQMMPTASGEMCTLSMQAPTSGNSCFRNSGYCYQPLRAPDSGITSTPLRRPSASEDVFTKLTRAPVSGKMSTGQMTAVASGGVSKPFMRVTDSGTIPMPLMSAMASGEMSMPLMKSMASGAMSALQTRVSSSGSMSLPQTTYSTSRGILASPMKASASGAMSTPLTRATASGAMSMPQMTATASGGMSIPLMRTPDLGAMSTPQMAATGSGMMSSLDIKATDSGETSASHINITASGLKSMPHLTATTPETMNPPPKEVPSFGMLTPALCYLLEEQEAARGTCSGEEEMEIDEEKQMRVFLDDSEKMAFLVSLHLGAAERWSILQMEVGKPLSDENKSFLRRSQGLYESLSDIDILSAVLCHPKQGQKSVRQYATDFLLLARHLSWSDAILRTRFLEGLSEAVTTKMGRIFLKVADSLKELIDRSLYTECQLAEEKDSLGSSSQVLPSACKRNNEEAMENELNSHQQTEEHQHVPKRCYYLKEHGDPQEGLHDHLRQSTGHWKAPTNK; from the coding sequence ATGGCAGATACGTCAATACCCTTACATTCATTGCGATTCAACAATATGCTGAGGGAGGAAAATGACAACCCAAACAGGGGGATGACCTTCTCTGGAACAATGATAGAAACCACAGAAGAGGTACAAATTCTGCATTCCCATGTACAGCCTGTTGTCTCAACTTCAGAATCAGACCCTAGAGGGGTGTCTACACAGCTGATGACATCCTCAGACTTTGACACCATCTCCACACCTCTAATGGGAGTACCAGACTCTGGAGAATTGTCCCCACCACTTATGCCAGACTCAGACTCTGAGGAACTGTCTCCATTGTTAACACCAGTTTCAGATTCAGAGGCATTGTCCCCATTGCTAATGCCAGCCTCAGACTCTGGAACATTGTCCCCATTGCTGTCCACTTCAGAATATGGACTAATGTCCCCAGGTATGATGACAATTCCTGACTTCGGGACAACGTCCACAGTACTAATGGCAGCACCAGACTCTGCAGAGATATCACCAATTCCACCCTCTGGAATGATGTCTACACCATTGATGCTTGCTCCAGATCCTGGAGAGATGTCCCCTCTCCTAATGCCAGATATAAACCCTGGAGTGATATCCACACAGCCAGTGTCAGCTCCAGGCTCTGAAGCAATGTCACCATTGCAaattacagatgaagacactgaagcaATGTCCAAAGTGCTAATGACTGCTTTGGCCTCTGGAGAGATATCTTCACTGCTAATGTCAGGCACAGATGTTGAATCTATATCCTCACTAATAATGTCAGCCCTAGCTTCTGGAGCAACGTCAACTCATCCAACAAGCACCCAAGACTCTGGGGAAATGTCAACCCAACTGATGTTAGGCCCAGACTCTGAAGTAGTGTCTTCAGTGCTAATGTCAACTCAAGGCTCTGGAGGTATGTCCACACTGCTCCTGTCAAGTCCAGATGCTGGAGAACTGTCCACATTGCCAAAGCCAGCCCAAGATGCTGGAGCACTGTCCCCACTGCTAATGACGGCCCTAACTTCTGGAGTGATGCCCACCCAGCTGATGCCAGCCCAAAGCAGCTCTGGAGTGATGTACCCAAAGTTAACACAAAATCTAGGCTCTGAAATCATGTCTACTCCACAAATGAGAGCAACAGCCTCTGGGGAGATGTCCACACTGCCAGTGAAAGCCTCAGACCCTGGAGCAATGTCCACACTGCGAACGAGAGCCCCAGCCTCTGGAAATATGTCTACATTGCTAAAGACAGTCCCAGACTCTGGAGCATCGTCCACCCAACTGATGATGATCACTACCTCTGGAACAACGTCCGTGGAGCAAATATCAACTGCATCCTCTACAGTGATGTCCACACAGGTAACAATATCCAGAACTTCTGAAGCAAGATCCACAGGCTTTTTGAAAGCCACAGCCAACGGGGCAATGTCTACGCTGCAAAGGAGAGCTCCAGATTCTGGAGCAATATCCACACAGCCAGTCACTGCCCCAGCCTCTGAAACAATGCCCATGCTACAACTGACAGCCCCAACCTCTGGGTCAATGTCCACACTGCAAATGAGAGCTCCTGTCTCTGGAGCAATGTCCATGTCACAAAGGAGAGCCATAGCTTCATCAATGACAGCTGTACCACAAATGAGAACCCCAGCCTCTGGAGCAATGTCTGCACTGTTAATGAGAGACACAGTCTCAGGAGTGATGTCCATGCCACAAATGAGAACTATGGCCTCGGGAGCATTATCCAAGCCACTAACAACATCCAAATCCTCAGAAGCAATGTGTATGCAGCAAGTGACAACTGAAGCTTCTGGAGAGATATCCACAATGCTAATCAGAGACACAGCTTCTGGAGCCATATCCATGCCTCAGATGACAGACAACCCCTCTGCAGGGATGTCCACACCACACAAGACAGCCTCAGCCTTTGGAACTATGCCCATGCCTCTAATGAGAGCCTCAGGCACTGGAGCAATGTCCACAGCACTAACAAAAGCCACAGCTTCTGGAAAGATGGCCAGGCAGCCAATGAGCTCCCAAGATTCTGGAGGGATGTCCATGTCACTCATGAGATCTATGACCTCTGGAGGGATGACCCCACTGCAGATGGAAGCCCCAGACTCTGGAATGATGTCCATACCAAAAATGAGAGCCCCAGCCTCGGGGGTATTGTCTACACCACTAGTGAGAGCCTCAGACCTTGGAGAGATGTCCTCACTGCTCATAAGAGCTTCACCCTCTGGAGAAATGTCCCCACCACTAATGAGACCCCCAGCTTCTGGAGAGATAGTCACATCTCTGAAAACCCCAGCTTATGGAGTGACGTCAACTCCACAAATGACAGCCACAGCTTCTGGAGGGGTTTCCATGCCACAAATAAGGGCTCCAGTCACTGGAGCCGTGTCTACACTGCTCATGAGATCTACGGCCTCTGGAGTGATGTCCATGCCTCAAATGACAGCCACGGACTCTGGAGGGGTGTCCAGGCCTCTGGTAAGAACCCCAAGCTCTGGAGAAGCATCCACACTACAAATGATGCCCACGGCTTCTGGAGAGATGTGCACACTATCAATGCAAGCTCCAACTTCTGGTAACTCTTGCTTCAGAAATTCTGGATATTGTTACCAACCATTAAGGGCTCCAGACTCTGGAATTACGTCCACACCACTAAGGAGACCCTCAGCCTCTGAAGATGTGTTCACAAAGTTAACGAGAGCTCCAGTCTCTGGAAAGATGTCTACTGGACAAATGACAGCCGTGGCGTCTGGAGGGGTGTCCAAACCATTCATGAGAGTCACAGATTCTGGAACAATCCCCATGCCATTGATGTCAGCCATGGCTTCTGGAGAGATGTCTATGCCTCTAATGAAAAGCATGGCCTCTGGAGCAATGTCAGCACTGCAAACAAGAGTCTCAAGTTCTGGATCTATGTCCTTGCCACAAACAACATACTCAACTTCCAGAGGGATACTTGCATCGCCAATGAAAGCCTCAGCTTCTGGAGCAATGTCCACACCACTTACGAGAGCCACAGCCTCTGGAGCGATGTCCATGCCACAAATGACAGCCACAGCTTCTGGAGGGATGTCCATACCACTCATGAGGACCCCAGACCTGGGAGCCATGTCCACACCACAAATGGCAGCCACAGGCTCTGGAATGATGTCCAGTCTTGACATCAAAGCAACAGACTCTGGAGAAACATCTGCCTCTCACATCAACATCACGGCTTCTGGATTAAAGTCCATGCCACACCTGACTGCTACAACCCCTGAAACAATGAACCCACCACCAAAGGAAGTTCCATCCTTTGGCATGCTGACCCCAGCACTCTGTTACCTCTTAGAAGAACAAGAAGCAGCCCGGGGTACATGCTCTggggaggaagagatggagatTGATGAGGAGAAGCAAATGAGGGTATTTTTGGACGATTCAGAGAAAATGGCCTTTCTGGTATCTCTTCATCTGGGGGCAGCAGAAAGGTGGTCCATCTTGCAGATGGAGGTAGGAAAACCCCTCTCAGATGAAAACAAGTCTTTCCTGAGAAGATCACAGGGCTTATATGAGTCTCTCTCTGATATAGACATCCTCAGTGCTGTTCTTTGCCATCCCAAGCAGGGCCAGAAGTCAGTCAGGCAGTATGCCACTGACTTCCTGCTGCTGGCCCGACATTTGTCTTGGTCTGATGCCATTCTACGGACCAGGTTTCTGGAAGGACTCTCGGAAGCTGTTACCACCAAAATGGGCCGGATCTTCCTGAAGGTGGCCGATAGCCTAAAGGAGCTGATAGACAGGTCTCTCTACACCGAGTGCCAGCTGGCTGAAGAGAAGGATTCCCTGGGCAGCTCAAGCCAGGTTCTACCATCAGCCTGTAAGCGGAATAATGAGGAGGCAATGGAGAATGAACTGAACTCTCATCAGCAGACTGAGGAG